In Salarias fasciatus chromosome 20, fSalaFa1.1, whole genome shotgun sequence, a single window of DNA contains:
- the aar2 gene encoding protein AAR2 homolog produces the protein MASSSSVDMDPDVARRLFEEGATLVLLGVPRGTELGLDCKSWQVGPRFRGVKMIPPGLHFLHYSSVNSPACGSEIGPKTGLFLTLKPRDVILASWDPKEEDLDFSASKNEEEVSRIRATLQELDPYLGPYPYEVMRKWVSLSDRISEELANNLQPLSGRICAFSDVVPEVQMRHTKDRAEHPRNDTACQSMREGLDRLPRMKVREGTELRFSDIPKKTYPPGATPAEITQCSMDLSYALETVLEKNHHLQPLNLLGELQFAFVCFLIGNVYEGFEHWKRVLSLMCRSEEAMRTRKDLYLGLIAVLYHQLGEIPPDFFVDIVSQSNFLTTTLQDFFQFATGPGVDGALRKRAEKFKAHLTKKFRWDFEADLDDCAPVVVELPEGVTVD, from the exons atggccagcagcagctctgtggacaTGGACCCAGACGTCGCGCGGAGGCTGTTTGAGGAAGGCGCCACCCTGGTGCTGCTGGGTGTCCCTCGGGGCACCGAGCTGGGGCTGGACTGCAAGAGCTGGCAGGTGGGTCCTCGTTTCAGGGGCGTGAAGATGATCCCCCCGGGCCTGCACTTCCTCCACTACTCCTCCGTCAACTCTCCGGCGTGTGGTTCGGAAATCGGCCCGAAGACGGGCCTGTTCCTCACCCTCAAACCCAGGGATGTGATCCTGGCCAGCTGGGACCCCAAAGAGGAAGATCTGGACTTCTCAGCCTCCAAGAACGAAGAGGAGGTGAGCCGAATCCGGGCCACCTTACAGGAGCTGGATCCTTACCTGGGCCCCTATCCCTACGAGGTGATGAGGAAGTGGGTGTCTCTCTCTGATCGCATCAGTGAAGAGTTGGCCAATAACCTGCAGCCTCTGTCTGGGAGGATATGCGCGTTCAGTGATGTTGTCCCAGAGGTCCAGATGAGGCACACCAAGGACAGGGCTGAGCATCCCAGGAATGACACCGCCTGCCAGAGCATGAGGGAGGGACTGGACAGGCTTCCACGGATGAAAGTGAGGGAGGGGACGGAGCTGCGGTTCTCTGACATCCCCAAGAAGACTTACCCCCCAGGGGCAACGCCGGCCGAGATCACCCAGTGCAGCATGGACCTGAGCTACGCTCTGGAAACAGTCCTGGAGAAGAACCACCATCTGCAGCCTCTCAACCTGTTAG GTGAGCTGCAGTTTGCCTTTGTCTGTTTCCTGATCGGGAATGTGTACGAGGGCTTCGAGCACTGGAAGCGTGTCCTCTCCCTGATGTGCCGCTCGGAGGAGGCCATGCGGACACGTAAGGACCTTTACCTGGGGCTCATCGCCGTCCTCTACCACCAGCTGGGAGAGATACCGCCTGACTTCTTTGTTGACATCGTGTCGCAGAGCAACTTCCTcaccaccacactgcag GACTTTTTCCAGTTCGCCACTGGGCCTGGTGTAGATGGCGCCCTGCGGAAGCGAGCAGAGAAATTCAAGGCTCACCTGACCAAGAAGTTCCGCTGGGACTTTGAGGCAGACCTGGATGACTGCGCTCCGGTGGTGGTCGAGCTTCCCGAGGGCGTCACTGTGGACTGA